GGTGAACTTGGACACTGATTGTCAATATGCGTACCTTGCAGGTATTAGAGACTACATGTTGAACAAGAAGGATTATGTTTCAAGTATGGTTGGTAACCCAGACGGTGAAGACAAGCCTAACAAGAAATACTTTGACCCAAGAGTCTGGGTCAGAGAAGGTGAAAAGACCATGTCTAAGAGAATCTCCGAGGCATTGCACGTTTTCCACACTGAGAACCAGTTGTAAGTGGGTTGGTTGTATCTCCGTCCAACCTTCCTCACTGTGGTGGGATGAAAAGATTGTTGGAGGGAACCACGAAAGACGACAAGTCATAATATAAGACtatattacatatataatgaaaaaaaaattttgggAGGTCTCTAAAAAGCCTCCTTTTTAAACCACATTATAGTTATTCTTCTGTTGTGTATATGGATATGTGTATGTATGCTTATGTACTCTCTTTACGAGTGTTATTATAATGCTTTTTCTTATTATTGCGTGTGGATCCAAAACTATTCCGTTACTCTGCTCGAACAAATGCCTTATTTCTTTATGCAGACTCTTTTCCCCGGAACGTTTTGCATTAACAAACGCAAGCTTTATCAACCAACATTAGACctaaaaaaaaagttttgaaaccaaaagGGGGGTCGTTTTGACATAGATAGTGATGGATTTCTATTCAAACTTACCAGTTGATGCGACAGCGACGCCTAcattatttgaaattatttCTTCACAGGAGATAGATGGACTTTTGAAGCCGACATTTCAGTATCTTTCAGCAAATGCAATACAGCGAGCGCCTTCACGGACTCGTATATTACTGCATACCCGTTTTGATGAGCTTTATGGGATTTTCAAGTTATTGCTCGAGTACTACCATCTCAAAAGGTATAATGCTACATTTATCGAAAAGTTTTATGGGTTGCAGAGGGAGCGAACATCTCCTGGAGACTACGCTGGTAATGCCAGCATCGGCCTCTCTCATGTACAAGTGGGAGTTGtattgtttgaaaaagtAGTTGGTGTCTATTTGATAGACAAACTCGATCGGTGGCACGGGTCCCTTTATGGCCGTAGGCTTGTAGCTCCCCTTTCTCGTTGGGAACAGTGGTTTGTTAAATGGTATCCACGTTTTAAAAAGCTCATTGCCATTACCAATTTACTTTGCAAACTGGGCTACCTCTCGGGCAGGTTCCGGGCCATTTCTGTGCTAGAGCATTTGGCTTCCATCCAATACACACGTTCCTCGGCAACACCTGCAGGAGCTCCAACAGTGTTGGAGCCAGAGGACCGGCTGATACAAACTAATTGGCCTCGTATCCGGTCTCTAATTTATAGGTTCCTTGAAAAAGCAGGTGGTAAACTCGGATCGTTGAGCAGTGAACTGTTCCCAACGTTCATATTCACAATAAGACTACTCCAACAGTGGTCTCAGCAGCCTGCCAAGAAACACGATTCATGGGATAATTTATCTTCCATCCCCCCACCTCCCCGGCCTGATGTAGAAGTTGATATCGGTGATGATGGTAACAACAGCGATACTGATTCGGATATCCCCACTACAGCAGTCACTTACAGCAGTACATCGTGTCCAATTTGTAATTCAGACATTACCAACCCCGGTGTACTCCAAACTGGCTATGTTGCCTGCTACCCTTGCGCCGTTAAATACGTTGAAGAGTTTGGCATATGTCCCGTTATGAAGACCCCACTACTCGGAGGCACCAAGGGTGTCCGTAAGTTACTCTGTTAGTCTAGCATCATAGTAGTTTCAAATTGTGTAGTTAGTGTATTTAACAATTGCCATTGTGATTCCAACATCGatatttccttttctaTATCCCTAGTGCATGGACTTTGTAACTTGCACACAAATCTCCAGCATTGCCTCAGAATGACGTCCTGCAATGGACTTTTATTGTCCGGCGTGAGGGACTCTAAATACTTGACAATTCGATCAACATTCTGTACCAATTTGCCTATAATTTTACCTTGCTCCACCAAATCAAGTTTTAGATCTTCTGCAACAGCAGATCTATTGCAAGGTAAATATCCACTCATATCACGTTCGATAATCACATAACCTATTTGCCGCATGAATCCCATGTCCCAACATTGTAAAGAGCACTCCTCAATCCCATAACTAACGACACTTCTAATCAAAGGCCATACACTTTCCACTTCATTCAAAAATGCAACATAGTCATGCAACTCACCGTCTACCACAAGCACCGCGACTGGCAGCTGTGTAACATGCATAACTTGCAACAACCTGATGCGTTCACGTACTAAAGCCACATCCCACAACAAACTCCCTGTATCCAAATCAACTGTTATATCGACCCCCACCGGTGTTTGAATTCGCCATTCCTCCCGATTACCCAGTAGAATGAAAGCTACTGGATGGCTCAACGTGTCTTCACTTAATATTAACGAAGTtctttgctgttgttgtggctggggttgttgaaatttctCTGCGCAACAGTGGTTGACAGCGACAATCACCTCCTCATCAATACGCCATTCTTGCATCTTGGAACGTTTGTTTGAGCCCTCTTGTCTCTGATTGTTGATGTGCTGTTTGCTGCAGACAAAATTCAAGATATACTTCTGTATGTGCGTGCGTAAAATCTAATATATACAGGCTGTGAACGTTAGTCTATTCTATGTTACGGAAAAAAGAAGCTACAATTCTTCCTCTGAATCCTTTTGGAGAGATCAAACTAATGACTATCTACACGATAACTTGGCCAGGATCTACCACTGTACCCTGCTGTTGTTCAGAAACTTCGTAACAATACCACTTCATTAAGGCATCAGTAGCAGCTCTGGCTTTAGCTTCCTTCAGCGAAGAACCGAACCCCTCTCCAAGCTTCTCCTCTCCTGAAAATACTCCTACAATGAAAACTGGAGCCTTAGATAGCCTACCAGATTCTGCAAGAAGCTTCGATATAGGCCTAGCTAGCCCCTCGCGGCGACACAATGTTGCTAGCTCTCTTGTAGGTTGTTCAAACTGAAATAACCTTGTAGGATCCAGTTTCCTGGACAGAATATGATCCTCTATGAACTTGTACACAGTCTGGAAATCCTGAGTACTAGCCCAGAGTCCACCAATGATACTTCTGACAGCTAACGCCATCGCAGAATCTGGCGActtgttttctttcaaGATCACCTGTATCCCGTCCGTCTCCTTCATCGTATTATTGTAGAAACGCAACTTGCCCAACGTCAAATACAACGGCTCCTGACTCAAATACCTATCCATTATAGTACTCCTCTCAAACTCAATCCCCCAACTCTTCCCAATATGCGCAAGAACAGGCTCCCCAATGTATGCATCTACCGCAGCATTCAACACAGGCGTCGGCAACCTCGGCATCTTCTCTATTAGCCTCCGCGTCACGTAGTGACTTAGaatattctttccaaatatattcaaaccATGGTTATCACACATATGACTCCCCTGCACCGGAACAGTACTGAACTGTAAACCAGTCTTGTCCTCCGGCAGCTTCGACGAACGACAAGTCAAACATCTAGACAGCGTAGAAAACCCAAATTCCTCAGGAAGCGAAAGCCGCCTGTGCAACGTATTCAACTCTGGACTCCTCCTCAGTATCTCCTCCTGCGGTTTACTGATTGCATCCCGTAGCTCCCCATAGTACCGTCTATAGTTGGCCAACTCTGCAGTTTCCGCAGCCTCCGCAGTAATCCTCCCAGCACTGCCCGCCGCTTGGCGTACTGCACCTGAGTAATGCAAAGACCGAACTGCACGCATCAATTGCGACATCGTGACAATAGTTTATAGACTATATACCTCTTTATACTTCGGCAAACCAAGCTAAAAACTGCTAGATGAGCCTTGTCTGTTAACCCcactgaaaatttttcgtGGAAAATTTCAAACTAGATGCTAAACTGGTGACTGGGTGTACTAACCACAACTAAAGAACCATAGGTAGCACTTGTTTAACAGTGGTTGTAATTATAAACACAAAGAGCATTAATCTATTAAGCGGTCTCCCCTAGGAAGGATCTGGTAACACTCTCGACCTTTTTCCGTAAATGACGCAATATTGGTGAGCTGTGGT
This region of Eremothecium cymbalariae DBVPG#7215 chromosome 4, complete sequence genomic DNA includes:
- the PEX12 gene encoding ubiquitin-protein ligase peroxin 12 (similar to Ashbya gossypii ABR067C), with the protein product MDFYSNLPVDATATPTLFEIISSQEIDGLLKPTFQYLSANAIQRAPSRTRILLHTRFDELYGIFKLLLEYYHLKRYNATFIEKFYGLQRERTSPGDYAGNASIGLSHVQVGVVLFEKVVGVYLIDKLDRWHGSLYGRRLVAPLSRWEQWFVKWYPRFKKLIAITNLLCKLGYLSGRFRAISVLEHLASIQYTRSSATPAGAPTVLEPEDRLIQTNWPRIRSLIYRFLEKAGGKLGSLSSELFPTFIFTIRLLQQWSQQPAKKHDSWDNLSSIPPPPRPDVEVDIGDDGNNSDTDSDIPTTAVTYSSTSCPICNSDITNPGVLQTGYVACYPCAVKYVEEFGICPVMKTPLLGGTKGVRKLLC
- a CDS encoding uncharacterized protein (similar to Ashbya gossypii ABR066W), with translation MQEWRIDEEVIVAVNHCCAEKFQQPQPQQQQRTSLILSEDTLSHPVAFILLGNREEWRIQTPVGVDITVDLDTGSLLWDVALVRERIRLLQVMHVTQLPVAVLVVDGELHDYVAFLNEVESVWPLIRSVVSYGIEECSLQCWDMGFMRQIGYVIIERDMSGYLPCNRSAVAEDLKLDLVEQGKIIGKLVQNVDRIVKYLESLTPDNKSPLQDVILRQCWRFVCKLQSPCTRDIEKEISMLESQWQLLNTLTTQFETTMMLD
- the MRPL3 gene encoding mitochondrial 54S ribosomal protein mL44 (similar to Ashbya gossypii ABR065W); translation: MSQLMRAVRSLHYSGAVRQAAGSAGRITAEAAETAELANYRRYYGELRDAISKPQEEILRRSPELNTLHRRLSLPEEFGFSTLSRCLTCRSSKLPEDKTGLQFSTVPVQGSHMCDNHGLNIFGKNILSHYVTRRLIEKMPRLPTPVLNAAVDAYIGEPVLAHIGKSWGIEFERSTIMDRYLSQEPLYLTLGKLRFYNNTMKETDGIQVILKENKSPDSAMALAVRSIIGGLWASTQDFQTVYKFIEDHILSRKLDPTRLFQFEQPTRELATLCRREGLARPISKLLAESGRLSKAPVFIVGVFSGEEKLGEGFGSSLKEAKARAATDALMKWYCYEVSEQQQGTVVDPGQVIV